The Candidatus Omnitrophota bacterium genomic sequence GCTCAACACAACCGCCAGGCATTTATCGCATATCCGGTTGTGCGTGGGATCCCGTCCTACGGACTGTGAATAATTCCAACAGCGTTCGCATTTGGTTCCGTCGGCCTTAAGCGCCTGAAAAGCGATATCGGGATAATTAGCGTCCGCCGCCGCCGAATGGTCGATAACCCCGGCGAGTGTTATATCAACACGCGAAACCTTGAATATCTCGGGCAATTCCGCCTTCAGGCTGTCTAAATATTTATACCAGGATTCACTCTTTGTCAATACATTTATTTTAGCGTCGAAAGAACTGCCGATCATTCCGGATACGCGTTTGCCTTCCAACATCCCGGTAACAGTGGGAATAAGCCGCATAATATCATTAAATCGTTCGCAGTCGGCCTTATCCTGTTTTTGCCCCGCGCGATCCCCGGCCATAACAGGCCAACCTGCAAGATGCACGCTGACCAACCCCTTATCAGTCTTTTCTTTCGGCATATGCATCCAGATATCCTCGGCGGTGAACGCCAGTACCGGCGCCATAAGCCTGGTCAAAGAATTCACTACTGTATACAGAGCGGTCTGCGCCGCCCTTCTTTCCGGCGAGTCTTTGCCGGCGGTATAAAGCCTGCCCTTGACCATATCCAGGTAATACATAGAAAGGTCCTCGTTGCAGAAATCATATATGCCTTTATAGGCCTTTTGGAAATCAAACTCATCATAACTGCGGCTGACCTGCGACTGGACTTCCTCCAGCCTGCGGATTATCCATTTATCGATATTCCGGAATGCATCAATGTCCGCCCGGCCCTGATCCGGGTCAAAATCGTAAAGGTTGCTCAAAATGAACTTCGCGGTATTGCGGATCTTGCGGTACGCTTCGGAAAGCCGCAGGAGTATCTGCTCTGAGATCCGGATATCCTCGTTATAATTGCTGGACGCGGTCCATAACCTGACGATGTCCGCGCCGGACTTTTTGATGATATCCTGCGGGGGTATCACATTGCCCATAGATTTGGACATCTTCCTGCCCTCGCCGTCAACCACGTGGCCGTGGGTCAGCACGGTTTTAAAAGGGGACTGCCCTTCAATGCATATAGCCGGAATAAGCGACGACTGGAACCAGCCGCGATGCTGGTCAGAACCTTCCAGGTACAATTCGCTGGGAAATCCCAGATAAGGCCTCTTGCGCAAAACCGCCTGATGGCTGACCCCGGAATCGAACCAGACGTCGAGTATATCCACGCCCTTGGTGAATTCTTTACTGCCGCACTTGGCGCAAGCCAAACCTTGCGTCAGATAATCCTTAATATCACGGATAAACCAGCAATCAGTGCCCTCATCAGCGGTGAACTGCCGGAATTTTTCAATAACGTTAAGGTCCAGTATTTCCTCGCCGCAGTTTTTACAGATCACCGATGGGATAGGCACGCCCCAATAACGCTGGCGGGACAAACACCAGTCCGGCCGCAGGCCGACCATCGCCGAAATCCGCTCCCTGCCCGCCTCGGGGACAAAGGAGATATTGTCTTTTATCTCTTTAAGCACCTTTTTGCGCAGGTCGTCGTGGTCGATCTTCAGGAACCACTGGTTGGTCGCCCGGAAGATGATCGGTTTCTTGCAGCGCCAGCAATGCGGATAAGAATGCTGAAAATTCTCCGATAACAACAAATCGCCCTGGGCCTGAAGCTTTTCGATGATCAGTTTATTGGCGTCATAGACATGCATGCCTTTAAATTCGCCGGCGCTCTCGTCAAAATTACCCCTTGTATCGACGGGCATAATGATCTCGAGTTTATACTTTAACCCGGTCATATAATCATCAGCCCCGTGGCCCGGAGCAGTATGGACCAGGCCGGTCCCATCTTCATCTGAGACGTAATCCGCCAGGACGACCTTGCCTTTGCGCAGCCCGAACGGGTGGTCATAAACCAGGCCTTCCAGGTCTTTGCCCTTGATCTCTCGAATAACCTCGTAATTAGCAATGCCCATTTTCCCCAAAACATGTAGCCGGACATTGGCCACAACAAGATTCCCCTTATTTGTCTTTATATAGGAATAAACAAAATTCGGGTTGACCGCTACCGCCACATTGGCTATCAGCGTCCAGGGCGTAGTGGTCCAGATAACCAGGCAGCTCTCTTTCAAAAACGCCTTATTCTCTTCAAGCTTGAATTTAACAAAAACCGACGGCGAGGTATGGTCTTCATGTTCCACCTCCGCCTCGGCCAGGGCAGTCTCGCATTTATAGCACCAGTTAACCGGTTTTAAACCGCGATAGACATAACCATTCTTGACCAGGGTCGCGAAAGACGCCACAATCCCCTCTTCGTATTCACGGCTTAAAGTCAAGTATGGATTATCCCATTCGCCCAAAACCCCCAGCCGCTTGAATTCCTCGCGCTGCAAGGAAACGTATTTCATGGCGTAATCGTGCGCCTTTTTGCGGAACTCTACCAGGTCGATCTGGTACTTATTTATCTTGAGCTCCTTAAAAAGCGCGTGCTCTACGGGGAGCCCATGGCAATCCCATCCCGGCACATACGGGGAATCAAAACCGCGCATGGTCTTGTATTTAACCACAAAATCCTTGAGGGTCTTATTCAAGGCATGGCCTATATGGATATTGCCGTTGGCGTAAGGCGGGCCGTCATGCAAAACGTATTTCGGTTTGCCTTGCGATTTCTTGCGGATCAAGCCGTATAGACCTTGTTCCTGCCATGCCTTGAGGAATTCAGGCTCGCGCCTGGGCAGATCGCCTTTCATCGGGAAATCGGTCTTGGGCAGATTTAAAGTGTTTTTGTATTCCATTTTATTTTATGTACTTTCCTATGATCGGTTTAAGGTCTTTTTTGGTCTTTGCCGGGACCGCTTTCGGGTCTGTGGCAAATGCGTACTTAAGCGCGTCGGCGCAATTACAGCTCCTCTGCATTGGTATCTCCTGGATCAGCTTCTTGATCACCTTCTTGGAATTCTCCACATTAAGCCGGAAATTCTGGCTGACCATATCCATTGAAACCTCTTCCCCGCTCTCGTACCAGCAATCGTAGTCGGTGATCGAGGCTAAAGTGACATAACAGATCTCCGCTTCCCTGGCAAGTTTGGCCTCGGCCATATTGGTCATTCCGATTATATCCATACCCCAGTTGCGGTAAAGGCGGGATTCCGCCTTGGTCGAAAACGCCGGGCCTTCCATATTTATGTAATTGCCGCCATTATGCGCTCTCAGCCCCAGGGACTTCACGCAGTTATAGACCCTGTCCCTTGTGTCATTGCATATCGGGTCGCCGAAAGCGATATGCCCGACGACACCATTGCCGAAAAAGGTCATCTTCCTGGCCTGGTTGGTCCGGTCCACGAACTGGTCCGGCAGGACAAACTCAAGCGGTTTGAAATCCTCTCTCAGGCTCCCGCAGGCAGTCACTGAAATCATCTTGGATACGCCGAGTTTTTTCATGCCGTAAACGTTCGCCCGGTAATTAACCTCGCTGGGAAGTAAACGGTGATTTCTGCCATGGCGCGGGAGAAAAACAACCTCCTTGCCGCCAAGAGCTCCGATAATAAATTTATCCGAAGGCTTGCCGAACGGCGTGGCTAACGCCACTTCCTTTATTTTCTTGATCCCGTCAATGTTGTATAACCCGCTTCCGCCGATGATCCCTAACCTTGCCATATGATGTTATCCTTTTATTTAGCCAATTCGCCTGCCCGTTTCAAAGCCGCCTGCGCCGCCTCTTCCCAGGTGCCTTGGGCGTGTAAAACTTTTAATGCGGCTTCTGTGGTGCCGCCTTTAGAAGCGACCTGCTTTGCCAGCTCGCCCGGCGCTATCTTTGTTATCCGCAGCACGCTCAGGCTGGCATTGACCGTGCCGGCTGCCAGAAATGCCGCGTCCTCGCGGTTAAAACCCACCGCTTCCCCTGCCCGTTCCAGCCGTTTCATCAGATCATGCCGGGTATGCTCCGGGATATTCAAAGGATCGATCTGGTTGCTATCGATAAAGTCAAAAACATACCCCGGGCCGCTGCCGGATATGGCGGTAACCGCGTTCATCATATTCTCTTCGACTACGCGGGTCACGCCCAGATACGAAAACAGGTCCTGGCTGAAAATAAGGTCATCCTCCGAAGCGAACGCTCCCCGGGACAGGCAGGTGACCGACTCCCTGATCTTTGCCGCGAGATTCGGCATAACCCGGATCACCCTGACTTTGCCCAGGACCTTTTCTATGTGTTTTGTAGTGATGCCGGCGGCGATGGAGATCACCAGCTGCGATCTCAAACATCCTCGGAGCTCTTTTAACGCGTGTTCAAAATCCTGGGGTTTTACCGCCAGGATCAGGGCTTCGCTTTTATTTACCAGACCCCGGATATCCGCGGCAGCTTTTATCTCCGGCCCTTTTACCGCCTTGGTTTTATCCTTATCAAAAACTAAAATATCGTATTGCGCGGCAATGCTTTCGGCGATCGCCGAGCCCATATTCCCATAACCTATAATGCCTATTTTATTCATAGTTTCCTCCCGTCATTGGAATATCGCCCGGCCGATCCTGACCATTGTGGAGCCCTCTTCCACCGCTACTTCAAAATCATCGGTCATCCCCATTGAAAGTATATCTAAACCCGGAATCGTATCCTGAAGTTCCCTTAACTTCCGAAAATACGGTCTGACCTTCTCAGGGTCATCCACTGCCGGGGCTATGGTCATCAGCCCCAGAACCTTTATATTCTTCAAGCCGGCTATGG encodes the following:
- the ileS gene encoding isoleucine--tRNA ligase; protein product: MEYKNTLNLPKTDFPMKGDLPRREPEFLKAWQEQGLYGLIRKKSQGKPKYVLHDGPPYANGNIHIGHALNKTLKDFVVKYKTMRGFDSPYVPGWDCHGLPVEHALFKELKINKYQIDLVEFRKKAHDYAMKYVSLQREEFKRLGVLGEWDNPYLTLSREYEEGIVASFATLVKNGYVYRGLKPVNWCYKCETALAEAEVEHEDHTSPSVFVKFKLEENKAFLKESCLVIWTTTPWTLIANVAVAVNPNFVYSYIKTNKGNLVVANVRLHVLGKMGIANYEVIREIKGKDLEGLVYDHPFGLRKGKVVLADYVSDEDGTGLVHTAPGHGADDYMTGLKYKLEIIMPVDTRGNFDESAGEFKGMHVYDANKLIIEKLQAQGDLLLSENFQHSYPHCWRCKKPIIFRATNQWFLKIDHDDLRKKVLKEIKDNISFVPEAGRERISAMVGLRPDWCLSRQRYWGVPIPSVICKNCGEEILDLNVIEKFRQFTADEGTDCWFIRDIKDYLTQGLACAKCGSKEFTKGVDILDVWFDSGVSHQAVLRKRPYLGFPSELYLEGSDQHRGWFQSSLIPAICIEGQSPFKTVLTHGHVVDGEGRKMSKSMGNVIPPQDIIKKSGADIVRLWTASSNYNEDIRISEQILLRLSEAYRKIRNTAKFILSNLYDFDPDQGRADIDAFRNIDKWIIRRLEEVQSQVSRSYDEFDFQKAYKGIYDFCNEDLSMYYLDMVKGRLYTAGKDSPERRAAQTALYTVVNSLTRLMAPVLAFTAEDIWMHMPKEKTDKGLVSVHLAGWPVMAGDRAGQKQDKADCERFNDIMRLIPTVTGMLEGKRVSGMIGSSFDAKINVLTKSESWYKYLDSLKAELPEIFKVSRVDITLAGVIDHSAAADANYPDIAFQALKADGTKCERCWNYSQSVGRDPTHNRICDKCLAVVLS
- the mtnP gene encoding S-methyl-5'-thioadenosine phosphorylase, with the protein product MARLGIIGGSGLYNIDGIKKIKEVALATPFGKPSDKFIIGALGGKEVVFLPRHGRNHRLLPSEVNYRANVYGMKKLGVSKMISVTACGSLREDFKPLEFVLPDQFVDRTNQARKMTFFGNGVVGHIAFGDPICNDTRDRVYNCVKSLGLRAHNGGNYINMEGPAFSTKAESRLYRNWGMDIIGMTNMAEAKLAREAEICYVTLASITDYDCWYESGEEVSMDMVSQNFRLNVENSKKVIKKLIQEIPMQRSCNCADALKYAFATDPKAVPAKTKKDLKPIIGKYIK
- a CDS encoding pyrroline-5-carboxylate reductase, whose translation is MNKIGIIGYGNMGSAIAESIAAQYDILVFDKDKTKAVKGPEIKAAADIRGLVNKSEALILAVKPQDFEHALKELRGCLRSQLVISIAAGITTKHIEKVLGKVRVIRVMPNLAAKIRESVTCLSRGAFASEDDLIFSQDLFSYLGVTRVVEENMMNAVTAISGSGPGYVFDFIDSNQIDPLNIPEHTRHDLMKRLERAGEAVGFNREDAAFLAAGTVNASLSVLRITKIAPGELAKQVASKGGTTEAALKVLHAQGTWEEAAQAALKRAGELAK